One Cydia splendana chromosome 21, ilCydSple1.2, whole genome shotgun sequence genomic region harbors:
- the LOC134801264 gene encoding uncharacterized protein LOC134801264, whose protein sequence is MGESVKQTWLDFIDAFRKARLLWDPQDQHRTCKVLRTEAYEKLLEKYKNIDENADLMDMKNRLANMRTTFNRERKKVIDSIQNGDTRVHQPTLWYFDIFNSFLDPVDTSNSFEYTTPVTRLLKSETEQFKTEIHHESTKGKEDSKTQPAQKKQRIYSLLQKQESFVNAASQMLQRKEQAWEINGKAIGLQLYQLNTTQRTIAQKLISDTLFFGSLGKLTEESFISLNNKLASPVTHEEIHYLEQESDVNDHNSINDDE, encoded by the exons ATGGGTGAAAGTGTGAAACAAACGTGGTTAGATTTCATAGATGCATTCAGGAAAGCGAGGTTGTTATGGGACCCCCAGGACCAGCACCGAACGTGCAAGGTTTTACGAACCGAAGCTTATGAAAAGTTACTTGAAaagtataaaaatattgatGAAAATGCGGATCTTATGGATATGAAGAATAGACTTGCAAATATGAGGACCACTTTTAACAGAGAAAGAAAAAAG GTCATTGACAGCATACAAAACGGGGATACCAGAGTTCACCAACCTACATTATGGTACTTTGACATTTTTAATAGCTTCCTTGATCCAGTTGATACATCTAACAGTTTTGAATACACCACGCCAGTTACAAGGCTGTTGAAAAGTGAGACAGAACAATTTAAAACAGAGATACACCATGAATCTACAAAGGGAAAG GAAGACTCAAAAACACAGCCGGCACAAAAGAAGCAGCGAATATACAGTCTTCTTCAAAAACAGGAAAGTTTTGTAAATGCAGCCAGCCAAATGCTGCAACGGAAAGAACAAGCTTGGGAAATCAACGGCAAAGCTATCGGGTTACAACTCTACCAGCTCAACACGACACAGCGCACCATAGCGCAGAAGCTGATCTCCGACACCTTGTTCTTTGGGAGTTTGGGAAAGTTAACAGAAGAATCATTTATTagtttgaataataaactagcCTCACCAGTGACGCATGAGGAGATTCATTATTTGGAACAGGAATCAGATGTGAATGATCATAATAGTATCAATGATGATGAGTAA